A single window of Flavobacterium aestivum DNA harbors:
- a CDS encoding single-stranded DNA-binding protein gives MKNRVQLIGNAGNDPIVKTLDGGRKVANLAIATNDSYKNDKGERIDQTEWHTVVAWGKTAEIIEKFVTKGKQIGIDGKLTHRSYEDKNGYKRYITEVLANEITLFGK, from the coding sequence ATGAAAAACAGAGTACAATTAATCGGAAACGCAGGAAATGATCCAATAGTTAAAACTTTGGACGGAGGAAGAAAGGTAGCTAATTTAGCTATTGCCACCAACGACAGCTACAAAAACGACAAAGGTGAGCGAATAGACCAAACTGAATGGCACACCGTTGTGGCTTGGGGAAAAACCGCAGAAATCATAGAGAAGTTTGTTACTAAAGGGAAACAAATTGGGATAGATGGTAAACTGACTCACAGAAGCTATGAAGATAAGAACGGGTATAAACGTTATATAACCGAAGTGCTAGCAAACGAAATTACGTTGTTTGGGAAGTAA